Proteins co-encoded in one Nitrospirota bacterium genomic window:
- the ilvN gene encoding acetolactate synthase small subunit codes for MRHTISVLVENKFGVLSRVSGLFSGRGYNIESLSVGETIDPKISIMTIVTTGDDQIIEQITKQLNKLIDVIKVVDFMEIDHVEREMVLIKVSPRKEDRIEVLKLAEIFRGRIIDSGFSTFTIETTGDEGKINAFIELIKPFGIKEFVRTGKVAIAREKAKK; via the coding sequence ATGAGACATACGATTTCAGTGCTTGTAGAAAACAAATTCGGCGTGCTGTCAAGGGTATCGGGGCTTTTTAGCGGCAGGGGTTATAACATTGAGAGCCTTTCAGTCGGGGAGACGATTGACCCTAAGATTTCCATTATGACCATAGTCACCACAGGCGACGACCAGATAATTGAGCAGATAACCAAACAGCTCAATAAACTTATTGATGTCATCAAGGTGGTTGACTTTATGGAGATAGACCATGTTGAAAGGGAGATGGTGCTTATTAAAGTTTCTCCGAGGAAGGAAGACAGGATTGAGGTGCTGAAGCTGGCCGAGATATTCAGGGGCAGGATTATTGATTCAGGCTTTTCTACATTTACAATAGAAACCACAGGAGATGAAGGCAAGATAAATGCGTTTATTGAACTCATCAAACCCTTCGGGATAAAAGAGTTTGTGCGCACCGGAAAAGTTGCGATTGCAAGGGAAAAGGCGAAGAAATAA
- the ilvC gene encoding ketol-acid reductoisomerase encodes MVKIYYDKDIKRNMLKGKTVCIMGYGSQGHAHANNLKESGVKVIIGIRKGGSLDKAKKAGFSAMPPAEAAKEADVIMMLLPDEYQADIYKNEIAPNIKKGAYLAFAHGFNIHYGQIVPTPGINVFMAAPKGPGHLVRSEYTKGSGVPCLIAVHQDPSRDTKEVALSYASAIGGGRAGVIETTFKEETETDLFGEQVVLCGGVTSLIQAGYETLIEAGYAPEMAYFECLHEVKLIVDLIYEGGISNMRYSISNTAQYGDLTRGPRVITPDVKKEMKKILSEIQSGEFAREWILECRANKPVFNALTRKGEEHSIEEVGAKLRAMMPWLKKGKLVDKSKA; translated from the coding sequence ATGGTAAAGATTTACTACGATAAAGATATTAAAAGGAATATGCTGAAGGGGAAAACGGTCTGCATCATGGGCTACGGGAGCCAGGGACACGCCCATGCCAATAATCTGAAGGAAAGCGGAGTAAAGGTCATTATCGGCATCAGAAAGGGCGGAAGCCTTGATAAGGCAAAAAAAGCCGGTTTCAGTGCAATGCCGCCTGCTGAAGCGGCAAAAGAGGCTGATGTGATAATGATGCTTTTGCCTGACGAATATCAGGCGGATATTTACAAAAATGAAATAGCGCCGAATATAAAAAAAGGCGCCTATCTTGCATTTGCGCACGGCTTTAACATACATTACGGGCAGATTGTCCCGACTCCTGGAATAAATGTTTTCATGGCTGCTCCTAAGGGACCGGGGCATCTTGTGAGGTCTGAATATACAAAGGGAAGCGGTGTGCCGTGCCTTATCGCAGTTCATCAGGACCCTTCAAGAGACACAAAGGAAGTGGCGCTTTCCTATGCATCTGCAATCGGAGGCGGCAGGGCAGGTGTTATTGAAACCACATTCAAGGAAGAGACAGAGACAGACCTCTTTGGCGAGCAGGTGGTTTTATGCGGCGGCGTTACATCCCTTATTCAGGCAGGCTATGAAACACTTATTGAAGCGGGTTATGCGCCTGAGATGGCGTATTTTGAATGCCTCCATGAGGTCAAGCTCATAGTGGATTTAATCTACGAGGGCGGGATTTCCAACATGAGATATTCAATCAGCAACACGGCCCAGTACGGAGATCTGACAAGGGGACCGCGTGTCATAACTCCTGATGTCAAAAAAGAGATGAAAAAAATCCTCAGTGAAATCCAGTCAGGCGAATTTGCGAGGGAATGGATACTTGAATGCAGGGCCAATAAGCCTGTGTTCAATGCCCTCACGAGAAAAGGCGAGGAACATTCCATAGAGGAAGTCGGGGCAAAACTCAGGGCAATGATGCCGTGGCTTAAAAAAGGCAAACTTGTGGATAAATCAAAAGCATGA
- a CDS encoding phosphatidylserine decarboxylase family protein: protein MFKFAPEGYPFIIGFIFITLVAAVVRLLWPTALFFVLTLFMFYFFRDPERTVPQGKGLFVSPADGRVILIKEIHGDIIPPDPPLIKGIEGDYIKISIFMSPFNVHVNRAPCDGVVKTVKHTPGRFFAADKDEASMLNENIAMVLEGNEGKILVRQVAGFIARRAVCRVKAGDRLKRGERFGMIKFSSRLDVYLPLNANIKVKLGDRVKAGESVLGVIE from the coding sequence ATGTTCAAATTCGCTCCTGAGGGTTATCCTTTCATCATTGGTTTCATCTTCATCACGCTTGTAGCCGCAGTTGTAAGGCTACTGTGGCCGACTGCACTTTTCTTTGTCCTTACGCTGTTTATGTTCTATTTTTTCCGCGACCCTGAAAGGACAGTCCCACAAGGCAAGGGCTTATTCGTTTCTCCGGCAGACGGCAGAGTCATTTTAATTAAGGAAATTCATGGTGATATAATCCCCCCCGACCCCCCTTTGATAAAGGGGATCGAGGGGGATTATATCAAGATAAGCATTTTCATGTCGCCTTTTAATGTCCATGTAAACAGGGCGCCGTGCGACGGTGTTGTAAAGACAGTGAAGCACACGCCCGGCAGATTCTTTGCTGCGGACAAGGATGAGGCGTCCATGCTCAATGAAAATATTGCAATGGTCTTGGAAGGCAATGAAGGGAAGATACTTGTAAGGCAGGTGGCGGGTTTTATAGCAAGAAGGGCGGTGTGCAGGGTTAAGGCAGGCGATAGACTAAAAAGAGGCGAGAGATTTGGTATGATAAAATTCAGCTCAAGGCTTGATGTCTACTTGCCATTAAATGCTAATATTAAGGTAAAATTGGGTGACAGGGTTAAGGCAGGGGAAAGCGTATTAGGCGTAATTGAATAA
- the pssA gene encoding CDP-diacylglycerol--serine O-phosphatidyltransferase, translated as MRKGIYILPNALTLCGMFLGFYAILASFKGSFIHAAWAILIANIFDGLDGWVARLTHSTTKFGIELDSLSDLIAFGVAPAVLLYGWSLHYFGRFGWGAAFLYVMCGALRLARFNVQMGSAESKAFTGMPIPGAATIATSSVLFYHEMWGSLGGKNYLILALIFVLAILMVSTLRYHGLKEIDPKRRKPFWILVVFVIVLVLVAMHPENMIFIFAMCYMLWGIIENAVMFYKKRRPNTASST; from the coding sequence ATGAGAAAAGGCATTTACATACTTCCGAATGCATTGACGCTTTGCGGGATGTTTCTTGGTTTCTATGCGATACTCGCATCCTTTAAAGGCAGTTTCATACATGCGGCATGGGCTATACTGATTGCCAATATCTTTGATGGGCTTGACGGATGGGTCGCAAGGCTGACTCACAGCACGACAAAATTCGGCATTGAGCTTGATTCGCTTTCAGACCTTATCGCGTTCGGCGTTGCCCCTGCAGTTCTTCTCTACGGTTGGTCGCTTCATTACTTCGGCCGTTTTGGCTGGGGCGCTGCGTTTCTTTATGTCATGTGCGGCGCATTGAGGCTGGCGAGGTTTAATGTCCAGATGGGCTCTGCAGAAAGCAAGGCGTTTACAGGCATGCCGATACCGGGCGCCGCTACCATTGCAACATCATCGGTTTTATTTTATCATGAAATGTGGGGCAGTCTGGGGGGAAAAAATTACCTGATACTTGCACTGATTTTTGTGCTTGCGATACTCATGGTAAGCACACTGCGTTATCATGGGCTGAAGGAGATTGACCCTAAAAGGAGAAAACCGTTCTGGATTTTAGTTGTTTTTGTGATTGTGCTTGTGCTTGTGGCCATGCATCCGGAAAACATGATTTTTATTTTTGCTATGTGCTATATGCTATGGGGAATTATTGAGAATGCAGTGATGTTTTATAAAAAGAGGAGACCCAATACAGCAAGTTCAACATAG
- a CDS encoding 2-isopropylmalate synthase produces the protein MRIIKIFDTTLRDGEQSPGASMNVQEKVQLAKQLARLGVDIIEAGFAISSPGDFEAIKTIGAEVEGPVICSLARAKEEDIKRAWEALKDTPKKRIHTFHSTSDIHLKHQFRVSREEALKRSVEMVRLARSFVEDVEFSPMDATRSDVSYLCEVIEAVIEAGASTVNIPDTVGYTIPNEFGALIKAVCDKVKNIDKAVISVHCHNDLGLAAANSLSAVLNGAGQIECTLNGIGERAGNCSMEEVVMALRTRRDIFNADTKIHTEEIMRSSRLVTKITGISVQPNKAIVGANAFAHESGIHQDGLLKDKSTYEIITPETIGLHKTKLVLGKHSGRHAFKTRLKELGYELSDEELNIAFERFKKIADQKKDIFDEDIETLVSDEVTKIPETYSLIDLYITSGMSQQPTAAVKLKMGDELMEVTEHGDGPIDAIYKAIASVTDTKSSLLKFEVKSITGGTDALGEVIVSLEEDGKAVRGHGADTDIIIAAAKAYVNALNKLAVRKK, from the coding sequence ATGAGAATAATTAAAATTTTTGATACAACGCTCAGGGACGGCGAGCAGTCTCCCGGCGCGTCAATGAATGTGCAGGAAAAGGTACAGCTTGCAAAACAGCTTGCGCGCCTCGGCGTAGATATAATTGAGGCCGGATTCGCAATCAGCTCTCCGGGCGATTTTGAGGCGATTAAGACCATAGGCGCAGAGGTTGAAGGCCCTGTAATATGCAGTCTTGCGAGGGCCAAGGAAGAGGACATAAAAAGGGCGTGGGAGGCGCTTAAGGATACGCCTAAGAAAAGGATTCATACGTTTCATTCCACCTCTGACATTCATCTTAAGCATCAATTCAGGGTAAGCCGCGAAGAGGCGTTAAAGAGGTCGGTTGAGATGGTCCGGCTTGCAAGGAGTTTTGTTGAGGATGTTGAATTTTCACCGATGGATGCAACCAGAAGCGATGTAAGTTATCTTTGCGAAGTGATTGAGGCCGTTATTGAAGCCGGCGCATCAACGGTTAACATACCGGACACGGTCGGGTACACCATTCCGAATGAATTCGGCGCATTGATAAAGGCTGTCTGCGATAAAGTGAAGAATATTGATAAGGCGGTAATCTCAGTGCACTGTCATAATGACCTCGGGCTTGCGGCGGCTAATTCACTTTCAGCAGTGCTGAACGGCGCAGGGCAGATTGAATGCACGCTTAACGGCATTGGAGAACGCGCAGGCAACTGCTCTATGGAAGAGGTTGTCATGGCACTAAGGACAAGGCGCGACATCTTTAATGCGGATACAAAGATACATACAGAAGAGATAATGAGGAGCAGCAGGCTTGTGACTAAAATAACAGGCATATCGGTTCAGCCCAACAAGGCAATTGTGGGCGCAAATGCCTTTGCCCATGAATCAGGCATTCATCAGGACGGACTTTTGAAGGATAAATCCACATACGAAATTATTACTCCTGAGACCATAGGGCTTCATAAGACAAAGCTCGTTCTCGGCAAACATTCGGGCAGGCATGCGTTTAAGACGAGGCTTAAGGAATTAGGCTACGAATTAAGCGATGAAGAGCTGAACATTGCATTTGAACGGTTTAAAAAAATTGCCGACCAGAAAAAGGACATTTTTGACGAGGACATTGAGACGCTGGTCTCTGACGAGGTGACGAAGATACCCGAAACTTATAGCCTGATTGATTTATATATAACATCCGGAATGAGCCAGCAGCCTACTGCTGCCGTTAAATTAAAAATGGGAGATGAATTAATGGAAGTCACGGAACATGGCGACGGACCGATTGACGCGATATATAAAGCCATTGCCTCTGTGACAGATACAAAGAGCAGTCTGCTTAAATTTGAGGTCAAAAGCATTACAGGCGGCACGGATGCGCTTGGCGAGGTGATTGTGTCGCTTGAAGAAGACGGCAAGGCTGTCAGAGGGCACGGCGCGGATACGGATATCATCATCGCCGCGGCCAAGGCTTATGTCAATGCGCTCAACAAATTGGCAGTGAGAAAGAAGTAG
- a CDS encoding type II toxin-antitoxin system VapC family toxin — MGKFILDTDMCIYWLKGNENIEKNIVKNGFEEVFITVITECELFYGAYKSMKKDKNLAVVEDLKTKISTLHTVNGVPAAYGQIKAELESKGEPLDDADLLIASIALQNDATLVTNNTAHFRKINGLKIENWK, encoded by the coding sequence GTGGGTAAATTTATTCTTGATACCGACATGTGCATCTACTGGTTAAAAGGCAATGAAAATATTGAAAAGAATATAGTGAAGAATGGTTTTGAAGAAGTTTTTATTACTGTTATAACTGAATGTGAACTTTTTTACGGCGCGTATAAATCCATGAAAAAAGATAAAAACCTGGCGGTAGTTGAAGATTTAAAAACCAAGATAAGCACGCTGCATACTGTTAACGGTGTTCCAGCGGCATACGGGCAAATAAAGGCTGAATTAGAATCAAAAGGGGAGCCGCTGGATGATGCGGATTTACTTATAGCGAGCATAGCCCTGCAGAATGATGCGACCCTTGTAACAAATAACACCGCGCATTTTAGAAAAATCAATGGGCTAAAAATAGAAAACTGGAAGTAA
- a CDS encoding HEPN domain-containing protein, with translation MGKGSRYCQELGGILDDIHKGNFKKADEEMNKQKAIDYWFNVANYDLKTAGVMFNGGRYLYVGFMCHQVVEKALKGLFVKQHNKIPPYTHNLLTLCAELEIELTEEQKDFFTELNPFNIKARYPEMKEKMGKIINKKKADALLKKTKDVYKWLKLKKK, from the coding sequence ATGGGAAAAGGCTCAAGGTATTGCCAAGAGCTTGGCGGGATACTGGACGATATTCATAAAGGCAATTTCAAAAAGGCAGATGAGGAAATGAATAAACAAAAAGCAATTGATTACTGGTTCAATGTGGCGAATTACGATTTAAAGACAGCCGGAGTAATGTTCAATGGCGGGCGGTATCTTTATGTAGGTTTTATGTGTCATCAGGTTGTTGAAAAGGCATTAAAGGGGCTATTTGTAAAACAACACAATAAAATTCCGCCATATACGCATAACCTTCTGACTTTATGTGCTGAATTGGAAATTGAACTGACAGAAGAACAGAAGGATTTTTTTACTGAATTGAATCCGTTTAACATAAAAGCACGTTATCCGGAGATGAAAGAAAAAATGGGAAAGATTATAAATAAAAAGAAAGCGGATGCTTTATTAAAAAAGACAAAGGATGTTTATAAATGGCTCAAATTAAAGAAAAAGTAA
- a CDS encoding nucleotidyltransferase domain-containing protein yields MAQIKEKVKRVLRDYLVKVQREIPVEFAVLYGSQAKGKARPDSDIDIAIFSSKFKNKSYYKAQVMLQKFLWGIKADIQPVGYSLEEFSSKDKLDFVGGVIKKEGRVVCRKNKILI; encoded by the coding sequence ATGGCTCAAATTAAAGAAAAAGTAAAAAGGGTTTTAAGAGACTATCTCGTAAAAGTTCAAAGGGAAATCCCTGTGGAATTTGCTGTTTTATACGGCTCACAGGCAAAAGGCAAGGCGCGGCCTGACAGCGATATAGATATAGCAATATTTTCCAGTAAATTTAAAAACAAGTCTTATTATAAAGCACAGGTGATGCTGCAAAAATTCTTATGGGGTATAAAGGCTGACATCCAGCCGGTAGGCTATTCCTTGGAAGAATTTTCTTCAAAAGATAAATTGGATTTTGTTGGCGGTGTTATTAAAAAAGAAGGCCGCGTTGTCTGCAGGAAGAATAAGATTTTGATTTAA
- a CDS encoding addiction module protein: MKTDKLISEAISLPVDIRALLVNKLLDTLNPTKKEIDKLWAKEAEKRVADIKTGKVKAIPGEKVFKEISMRKEGTIVYATWTGSNPPR, encoded by the coding sequence ATAAAAACAGATAAACTTATTTCAGAAGCCATATCGTTGCCCGTAGACATCAGAGCGCTGCTCGTGAATAAGTTATTAGACACTTTGAATCCAACAAAAAAAGAAATTGATAAATTATGGGCTAAGGAGGCTGAAAAAAGAGTTGCCGACATTAAAACAGGAAAAGTAAAAGCAATTCCGGGGGAAAAGGTTTTTAAAGAAATTAGTATGAGGAAAGAAGGGACGATTGTTTATGCCACATGGACAGGCAGTAACCCGCCCCGCTGA
- the xerD gene encoding site-specific tyrosine recombinase XerD codes for MVNLTERFFNYLAVEKGLSSNTLESYRNDIGKFQDYIKKNDKDLKSFSKSDLLLYLNHLRDLGNQTPTVARNISAIRGLCKFMLLEKIIDEDPMENLSTPKGWKHIPQILGADDVFSLIEKPQNEKFSLRDSAMLELLYSSGLRASEIINLKTDDINFEAGFITVMGKGSKERVVPVNEAAMQTIKKYIQELRPKLLRKKTASALFIAKGGKPMTRQRLWQLIKLYSKGFSQNVSPHTLRHCFASHLLEGGADLRTLQKMLGHSDISTTQIYTKVTPERLRKVHKEHHPRG; via the coding sequence ATGGTTAACCTGACTGAGAGGTTCTTTAATTATCTGGCAGTTGAAAAGGGACTTTCCTCAAACACGCTGGAATCATACAGAAACGACATCGGAAAATTTCAGGATTACATTAAGAAAAATGACAAAGACCTGAAGAGTTTTTCCAAGAGTGACCTCCTTCTGTATTTGAATCACCTGCGTGACCTCGGCAATCAGACGCCTACGGTTGCAAGAAACATATCCGCCATACGCGGGCTGTGCAAATTTATGCTTCTGGAAAAAATCATAGATGAAGACCCCATGGAAAATCTAAGCACGCCAAAGGGCTGGAAACATATCCCCCAAATTCTCGGCGCGGACGATGTCTTTTCCCTCATAGAAAAACCTCAGAATGAAAAATTTTCACTAAGGGACAGTGCCATGCTTGAGCTTCTTTATTCTTCAGGCTTGAGGGCCAGCGAGATAATTAATTTAAAGACGGATGACATTAATTTTGAGGCGGGTTTTATCACAGTGATGGGCAAAGGCTCAAAAGAAAGGGTTGTGCCGGTCAATGAGGCCGCGATGCAGACAATAAAAAAATACATTCAGGAGCTAAGACCGAAACTGCTCAGAAAAAAAACAGCGTCTGCGCTCTTTATTGCAAAGGGCGGAAAGCCCATGACAAGACAAAGATTGTGGCAGCTTATTAAACTTTATTCAAAGGGTTTTTCACAGAACGTATCCCCGCATACGCTGAGGCACTGCTTTGCAAGCCACCTGCTTGAAGGCGGGGCGGATTTAAGGACCTTGCAAAAAATGCTGGGGCACTCAGACATTTCAACCACACAGATTTATACCAAGGTCACGCCTGAACGGCTCAGGAAAGTTCACAAAGAACATCATCCGAGAGGGTAA